A region of Sesamum indicum cultivar Zhongzhi No. 13 linkage group LG7, S_indicum_v1.0, whole genome shotgun sequence DNA encodes the following proteins:
- the LOC105166562 gene encoding very-long-chain enoyl-CoA reductase-like isoform X1, translated as MAKMLESWIYQEPSSIYTKALYGLTLLGACYLAISEAIGKHLRYSKFWNSASNKPTQTLPSKVGMLLAYTPSLLAGVSSFWVFSDDGGIRFLMLKSAITLHFLKRELEVLFLHKFSGHMVLNTALFISSTYLTSAASMIYIQHRVQGFPEPWVDLKYVGLLVFVVGTVGNFYHHYLLSKLRDTSNKGYTIPRGGLFSLVVCPHYLFEILSFIGISFISQTLFSYLCAIGSAAVLLARSYATRNWYLSKFEDFPKNVKALIPYVF; from the exons ATGGCGAAAATGCTGGAAAGTTGGATATACCAAGAACCCTCGTCGATCTACACCAAAGCCTTATACGGGTTGACACTGTTGGGTGCATGCTATCTGGCGATCTCAGAAGCAATCGGGAAGCATCTCCGCTACTCCAAATTCTGGAACTCGGCTTCCAACAAACCTACACAAACTCTTCCGAGTAAAGTTGGAATGCTGTTGGCGTACACCCCATCGCTTCTCGCCGGCGTTTCTTCGTTTTGGGTGTTCTCGGATGATGGTGGGATTAGGTTTCTGATGCTGAAATCAGCTATCACCCTTCATTTCCTCAAGAGGGAGCTTGAG GTTTTATTCCTTCACAAATTCAGTGGCCATATGGTTCTCAACACTGCACTTTTTATCTCATCTACCTACCTAACATCTGCTGCTAGCATGATTTATATTCAGCACCGCGTTCAAGGATTCCCAGAGCCTTGGGTTGATCTCAAGTATGTTGGTCTTTTAGTGTTTGTAGTGGGAACTGTCGGCAACTTTTACCACCATTACCTGCTGTCTAAGCTGAGGGACACGAGCAATAAGGGCTACACGATTCCAAGAGGAGGTCTTTTCAGTCTGGTGGTATGCCCGCATTATCTCTTTGAAATCCTTTCTTTTATAGGAATCTCATTTATCTCCCAGACACTGTTTTCCTACCTGTGCGCCATTGGATCAGCTGCAGTTTTACTTGCTAGGAGCTACGCCACCAGAAACTGGTACCTTTCCAAGTTCGAGGATTTCCCTAAGAACGTTAAGGCTCTCATCCCCTATGTTTTTTAG
- the LOC110012296 gene encoding uncharacterized protein LOC110012296 has product MAESQKKDSSVSLKEKNSLLDLDIGKDFLSSWKSMSIAQGDEMDFDLTPVTKGNKKSFDFDKADMDFNLDGDFGKIPSFNMDITDLDISPPLKKDGKSKEKPEESSAGKYKGKNDRFAFAFDFDELETFSFESSLTKEEPKAQKDKNNRGSSPNGSGCQDKEGSMHMNLLENVNNLEDRPVKPSSPGTKITFDMDSLVGGTTDLESTREICLPNLAMDDAVTAEQASAFEEATSDKTKSLLETTIASKELPKISPSEKLISPEPVDLQASTGNDVMQDLSSAYLSKNEPGGGNSSDVIDFMDTKATGSSGEKEKNTDERSIAGSTSNYKHRMSDNSELLQTFAISEKDDGAKSLVLVEDHVRGNRERTEPGQANSLFANSCTTNAVPGISCDTPSGREKREPASEICKLPLVSQPADLSGKDAEKRSEPLVTCSRYFSQSEKTEYTVLKASTQTTFSSLSSKKKMGLSLPSLVQGRDWDNNQSDGKLVSLPLQHSKPPLRRELSQVQSQESCEGPKTCCDVPGVIGLQIGKKLNDSSTSESKDMIKTKSAMRQRETSPENLDTLSSSMEVNKKAAQSSGNAASLVSIPTIKKTADEQKLSSIDNSKKTINQHGLKLSGLNLDSTKFPIQRDTKSVGNISRNRVLAHFPNLRNQSAGILSMKRKTMGVTSSLFPIMFSFANELEIFSNGIINQ; this is encoded by the exons GGATATGGATTTTAATTTGGACGGTGATTTTGGAAAGATACCATCTTTCAATATGGATATCACAGATCTGGATATCTCCCCGCCACTTAAAAAAGATGGAAAATCCAAGGAGAAGCCTGAAGAATCATCCGCCGGAAAGTATAAAGGAAAGAATGATCGTTTTGCTTTTGCATTTGATTTTGATGA GTTGGAAACTTTCAGTTTTGAGTCAAGCTTAACAAAAGAAGAGCCAAAAGCTcagaaagacaaaaataacAGAGGCAGTTCCCCGAATGGAAGTGGGTGTCAAGATAAGGAAGGTTCTATGCACATGAATCTACTTGAAAATGTGAACAACTTAGAAGATAGGCCCGTGAAGCCATCTTCACCAGGGACCAAGATTACTTTTGACATGGATAGTCTAGTTGGAGGAACAACAGATCTTGAATCGACAAGGGAAATTTGCCTTCCAAATTTGGCAATGGATGATGCTGTTACTGCAGAACAGGCATCTGCTTTTGAGGAAGCTACATCTGATAAAACAAAAAGCCTTCTAGAGACAACAATTGCTTCCAAGGAGCTACCAAAAATCAGTCCATCTGAAAAATTGATTTCCCCAGAGCCAGTTGATCTTCAAGCTTCTACTGGGAATGATGTCATGCAGGATTTGTCATCTGCCTATCTCTCCAAGAATGAGCCAGGTGGAGGTAATTCATCAGACGTGATTGATTTCATGGATACAAAGGCAACTGGCTCAagtggagaaaaagaaaaaaatactgatGAGCGATCAATTGCTGGTTCAACTAGTAATTACAAACATAGAATGTCTGATAACTCAGAACTCCTCCAGACTTTTGCAATCTCAGAGAAGGATGATGGTGCAAAGAGTCTGGTTTTGGTTGAAGATCATGTGAGAGGCAATAGAGAAAGAACAGAACCAGGTCAAGCTAATTCACTTTTTGCAAATTCTTGTACCACTAATGCTGTACCAGGGATATCCTGTGACACACCATCTGGAAGGGAGAAACGGGAACCTGCTTCAGAGATCTGCAAGTTACCCTTGGTCAG TCAACCAGCTGATCTCTCTGGGAAAGATGCAGAGAAGAGAAGTGAACCCCTTGTTACCTGCTCAAGATACTTTTCTCAGTCAGAGAAAACTGAATATACCGTGCTGAAGGCGTCGACCCAGACAACGTTTTCCTCATTAAGTAGTAAAAAGAAGATGGGTCTCAGTCTACCTAGTCTAGTTCAAGGAAG GGACTGGGATAATAATCAGAGTGATGGAAAACTAGTTTCCCTTCCACTGCAACATTCTAAACCACCATTGAGGAGGGAACTTTCCCAGGTACAAAGTCAGGAGAGCTGCGAGGGTCCAAAGACTTGTTG TGATGTGCCTGGCGTTATTGGGTTGCAGAttgggaaaaaattaaatgattcttCTACTTCGGAAAGCAAGGAtatgataaaaacaaaatctgCTATGAGGCAAAGAGAAACAAGTCCAGAAAATCTAGATACTCTGAG TTCAAGCATGGAGGTCAACAAAAAAGCAGCACAAAGTAGTGGCAATGCTGCTTCTTTGGTATCTATTCCAACTATAAAGAAAACTGCGGATGAACAGAAGCTTTCTTCAATTGATAATAGTAAGAAGACCATTAATCAACATGGACTGAAACTTTCAGG TTTAAACCTTGATTCTACAAAGTTCCCAATCCAGAGAGATACCAAATCAGTAGGAAATATTAGTCGCAACAGGGTTTTGGCCCATTTTCCGAACTTGCGGAATCAATCAGCTGGTATCCTATCTATGAAGCGAAAAACAATGGGAGTAACGTCATCTCTCTTTCCCATAATGTTCAGTTTTGCCAATGAGCTTGAGATCTTTAGCAACGgcataataaatcaataa
- the LOC105166562 gene encoding 3-oxo-5-alpha-steroid 4-dehydrogenase 2-like isoform X2: MAKMLESWIYQEPSSIYTKALYGLTLLGACYLAISEAIGKHLRYSKFWNSASNKPTQTLPSKVGMLLAYTPSLLAGVSSFWVFSDDGGIRFLMLKSAITLHFLKRELEVLFLHKFSGHMVLNTALFISSTYLTSAASMIYIQHRVQGFPEPWVDLKYVGLLVFVVGTVGNFYHHYLLSKLRDTSNKGYTIPRGGLFSLVLQFYLLGATPPETGTFPSSRISLRTLRLSSPMFFRCLPVDCCDENQILL; this comes from the exons ATGGCGAAAATGCTGGAAAGTTGGATATACCAAGAACCCTCGTCGATCTACACCAAAGCCTTATACGGGTTGACACTGTTGGGTGCATGCTATCTGGCGATCTCAGAAGCAATCGGGAAGCATCTCCGCTACTCCAAATTCTGGAACTCGGCTTCCAACAAACCTACACAAACTCTTCCGAGTAAAGTTGGAATGCTGTTGGCGTACACCCCATCGCTTCTCGCCGGCGTTTCTTCGTTTTGGGTGTTCTCGGATGATGGTGGGATTAGGTTTCTGATGCTGAAATCAGCTATCACCCTTCATTTCCTCAAGAGGGAGCTTGAG GTTTTATTCCTTCACAAATTCAGTGGCCATATGGTTCTCAACACTGCACTTTTTATCTCATCTACCTACCTAACATCTGCTGCTAGCATGATTTATATTCAGCACCGCGTTCAAGGATTCCCAGAGCCTTGGGTTGATCTCAAGTATGTTGGTCTTTTAGTGTTTGTAGTGGGAACTGTCGGCAACTTTTACCACCATTACCTGCTGTCTAAGCTGAGGGACACGAGCAATAAGGGCTACACGATTCCAAGAGGAGGTCTTTTCAGTCTGGTG CTGCAGTTTTACTTGCTAGGAGCTACGCCACCAGAAACTGGTACCTTTCCAAGTTCGAGGATTTCCCTAAGAACGTTAAGGCTCTCATCCCCTATGTTTTTTAGATGCTTACCAGTTGATTGTTGTGATGAAAATCAGATACTTTTGTGA
- the LOC105166558 gene encoding protein PELOTA 1 — translation MKIVRRDIEPDGPGSVKMVPEEADDLWVAYNLIAAGDTVMAVTVRKVLREAASGGRDAERVKLKLEIKVETVEYDKEGSVLRIRGKNILENEHVKIGAFHTLELDLHRPFVLRKVLWDSLSLDTLHQASDIKASADLAVVLMQEGLAHILLVGKSVTTTRSRVETSIPRKHGPSIAGYDKALNKFFDNVLQAFLKHVDFNVVRCAVIASPGFTKDQFHRHLLLEAERRQLRAIIENKSRIILVHTTSGYKHSLREVLDAPNVMNIIKNTKAAEEVRALKDFFAMLSNEPARACYGPKHVEVAHEQMAIQTLLITDELFRSSDVATRQKYVNLVDSVKASGGTAHIFSSMHVSGEQLAQLTGIAAILRFPLPDLDDIEM, via the exons ATGAAGATAGTTCGTCGAGATATCGAGCCTGATGGCCCTGGAAGTGTGAAG ATGGTCCCTGAAGAAGCAGATGATCTATGGGTtgcttataatttaattgctgCGGGTGACACGGTCATGGCTGTCACTGTCAG GAAGGTTTTGAGAGAAGCTGCTTCGGGAGGAAGAGATGCAGAAAGGGTGAAACTGAAATTAGAAATCAAAGTTGAG ACTGTCGAATATGACAAAGAAGGATCTGTATTACGCATAAGGGGGAAGAATATTTTGGAGAATGAACATGTGAAG ATAGGGGCATTTCACACCCTAGAACTTGATCTCCACCGACCTTTTGTGTTACGGAAG GTGTTGTGGGACTCATTGTCATTGGATACGCTCCATCAAGCCTCTG ATATTAAAGCAAGTGCAGACCTGGCTGTTGTTCTGATGCAAGAGGGCCTGGCCCATATTTTGCTCGTCGGTAAAAG TGTGACAACTACTCGTTCACGGGTGGAGACTTCGATACCTCGCAAGCATGGACCGTCAATTGCTGGTTATGATAAA GCCTTGAATAAGTTTTTTGACAATGTCTTACAG GCTTTCCTTAAACATGTTGATTTCAACGTTGTTCGCTGTGCTGTGATTGCAAGTCCAGGGTTTACTAAG GATCAATTTCATCGGCACTTATTGTTGGAGGCAGAAAGGAGGCAGCTGAGAGCTATTATTGAGAATAAGTCGCGCATAATTCTTGTGCATACTACCTCTGGTTACAA GCATAGTCTAAGAGAGGTTTTGGATGCTCCAAACGtcatgaatataattaaaaatacaaaagcgGCAGAAGAG GTCCGAGCTCTCAAGGATTTCTTTGCGATGCTTTCCAAT GAACCTGCTCGCGCATGCTATGGACCAAAACATGTTGAAGTTGCCCATGAGCAAATGGCTATCCAGACACTTCTCATTACTGATGAGCTCTTCAG GAGTTCTGATGTAGCAACAAGGCAAAAGTATGTTAATTTGGTCGACTCAGTCAAGGCTTCAGGCGGCACCGCACACATATTTTCCTCCATGCATGTTTCAGGAGAAC AATTGGCGCAGCTGACGGGTATTGCTGCAATTCTTCGTTTTCCGCTGCCAGATCTCGACGACATAGAAATGTAA
- the LOC105166557 gene encoding uncharacterized protein At4g18490: MHNIDLYISHDIFLQQEDTAGIIALHPSKRLSQSPNSIRKFVEASAKVLDKKVSNHNNMEGAGIKSSISNCQISTSHIPHDVKIKGFEMPFSIENGSNINKAEAYGKELDDLCNMLREKHDEAKEILVRAVVNSNKLLLLNNPLSEEKISFKPSTV, from the exons ATGCATAATATAGACTTGTATATTTCCCATGACATTTTCCTGCAACAGGAGGATACTGCAGGTATTATTGCCTTACATCCATCTAAACGTCTTTCCCAATCACCAAATTCAATCAG AAAATTTGTGGAAGCATCAGCAAAGGTTCTTGACAAAAAG GTATCCAACCACAATAACATGGAAGGTGCCGGCATCAAAAGTTCAATTAGCAATTGCCAAATCTCTACCTCTCATATTCCCCATGACGTGAAGATTAAAGGATTTGAGATGCCATTCTCGATTGAAAATGGTAGCAACATTAACAAGGCTGAAGCTTATGGCAAGGAACTTGATGAT cTTTGCAACATGCTAAGGGAGAAACACGACGAGGCGAAAGAAATATTGGTTCGAGCTGTTGTGAACAGCAATAAGCTGCTGTTACTCAACAATCCCCTTTCTGAGGAGAAAATATCCTTCAAACCTTCTACCGTGTAG
- the LOC105166561 gene encoding very-long-chain enoyl-CoA reductase-like gives MLPKMLKSCVFQEPSSIYTKAFYGLTILAVGYLGISEAIGKHLGYSKFWNSGSNTQILLPSKVGMLLAYTPSLLAGVSSFWVFPNDDGGIRFLMLKSAITIHFLKRDLEVLFLHKFSGYMVLNTALIISSTYLTSAASMIYIQHRVQGFPEPSVDLKYLGILVFLVGIVGNFYHHYLLSKLRDKNDKGYTIPRGGLFSLVVCPHYLFEILTFIGFSLISQTLFSYLCTAGSAAYLLARSSATRNWYHSKFEDFPKNVKALIPYVF, from the exons ATGCTCCCGAAAATGCTCAAAAGTTGCGTATTCCAAGAACCCTCATCAATCTACACCAAAGCCTTTTACGGGTTGACCATTTTGGCTGTCGGCTATTTGGGGATCTCAGAAGCTATTGGGAAGCATCTCGGGTACTCCAAATTCTGGAACTCGGGTTCCAACACACAAATTTTGCTTCCGAGTAAAGTTGGAATGCTGTTGGCGTACACCCCATCCCTTCTTGCTGGCGTTTCTTCGTTTTGGGTGTTCCCGAATGATGATGGTGGGATTAGGTTTCTGATGCTGAAATCAGCTATCACCATTCATTTTCTGAAGAGGGATCTTGAG GTTTTATTCCTTCACAAATTCAGCGGCTATATGGTTCTCAACACTGCACTTATCATCTCATCGACCTACTTAACATCTGCTGCTAGCATGATTTATATTCAGCACCGCGTTCAAGGATTTCCAGAGCCTTCTGTTGATCTCAAGTATCTTGGCATTTTAGTGTTTCTGGTGGGAATTGTCGGCAACTTTTACCACCATTACCTGCTTTCTAAGCTGAGGGACAAGAACGATAAGGGCTACACGATTCCAAGAGGAGGTCTTTTCAGTCTGGTGGTGTGCCCGCATTATCTCTTTGAAATCCTTACTTTTATAGGATTCTCATTGATCTCCCAGACATTGTTTTCGTATCTGTGCACCGCTGGATCAGCTGCATATCTACTTGCTAGGAGCAGTGCCACCAGAAACTGGTACCATTCCAAGTTTGAGGATTTCCCTAAGAACGTTAAAGCTCTGATCCCATATGTTTTTTAG
- the LOC105166645 gene encoding nuclear pore complex protein NUP1 (The sequence of the model RefSeq protein was modified relative to this genomic sequence to represent the inferred CDS: added 25 bases not found in genome assembly): MATAEDGGVTAKTTNANTSSYGGGGAGAGGKFRRKPFRKPTTPYDRPHTALRGSDNNGGWLTKLVVDPASKLISYGAHRLFSSVFRKRLPPPPPPRASELNQGLTAGLQEAVPNNQSGEQEPAGGECSQQINSSTSNGISDLEQLLKQNTFTRSEIDHLTELLQSRAGEAPLRDAGKSNVETTSDFGGHQQIAISPSEENRNEGVKSHGVMPTPVSNSKVLEDDIASPAELARAYMDNRSSKVSPMMLGMHSQVGKEDARLISETRFSLKSPLTSLKTKTSISLGAPENGFFTPRSRGRSAMYSMPRSPYSRVHPTSTLKGIGINNIGYAGQTSSASLSLMEHGQTYASKPMTLKRRSSVLDYETGSVGPIRRIRQKSNLIAPRTPPTAEGAGTASDAVVISLKQKFPLTNEKPKQASNVVYVNEDNSVPSRSYVHVPSKSSEVAARILQHLEKLTPKEKSSESKLVAAVLDKSPFKLTPAMLRGQALRSMEDIGSSKLLLDVQDDHKLENESNVTLTDPCYSTSQERGEVKENAPQEIFVPSDTRYPVTNNDSVVSLKVSGLISSTSNSVGKDSIPQPSQKKRAFRMSAQEDSLELDDDLHFNGLASKPSSEGGGPVEAHFTDSKLSPAEEPVLVRSTSQPEVKAPGLISSRTGDLSSPGAVTVGEGSFGIAFPTSGQATVAGQSAVLPLSIASSDKPKEANNPPPVFSFISKVADKVPSLPSESSNRMPESKPESSSSLVNVCAPAGPLVKIHEIEKGGILTSLKVGEKDGISPSAPISGSHAGSVPAVSPSGTNRIPTGGPVLVTSSTGSGTTNSAISSGTIFGLDATPSVSAGPVFTFGASVDPSTAVSAVSTMNTPVGDLKSRSDADQSSGSSSSSLTSVAAFEAANSGNSSFGLGSSFSYSTANNHQGSLFNIASKTLVSVAGALSQGRSVQSVIPASLPLFNMISSTSIGSSLSNSQVFNSNTTAFNFPASSSDTGAVVPSGGPTSSSVVFGISTSAVAEGSAVSSSTAATSGTFSFGLSSSSSSSNAVGSTAGASSAVFSLGGSSSVSPSATNTFSSATSGIFNIGGSSSASSSAISSVTGSNSAPLNVFGSGWQSPKSSIFGSLPTSSPSTGFSFGASSSASTSAAPVVFNSSSGPSASPIFSFTTAAASSSLLPSVPQPIFAPPGNNDQMNAEDSMAEDPVQSSAPSIPVFGQPAVSPSPPGFMFGSAVPPQANPFQFGQQNQVAPQNPSPFQASSSLEFNAGGSFSLGSGGGDKSGRKFVKISRNKNRKK; this comes from the exons ATGGCGACGGCGGAAGACGGCGGAGTAACCGCCAAAACCACCAACGCAAACACCTCCTCCTACGGTGGAGGAGGAGCAGGAGCAGGAGGAAAGTTCCGTAGAAAGCCCTTCCGCAAACCTACGACGCCGTACGATCGCCCCCACACCGCCCTCCGAGGAAGCGACAACAACGGCGGCTGGTTGACGAAGTTGGTGGTGGACCCCGCCTCTAAGCTAATCTCCTATGGGGCACACCGCTTATTCTCCTCCGTCTTCCGGAAACGCCTCCCTCCACCGCCTCCACCCAGGGCATCAG AGTTGAACCAGGGCTTGACTGCTGGACTTCAAGAGGCAGTTCCTAAC AATCAAAGTGGTGAACAAGAGCCTGCAGGAGGTGAATGCAGCCAGCAAATAAATAGTTCTACCAGCAACGGGATCTCCGATCTTGAGCAATTGCTGAAACAAAATACCTTCACCAG GTCTGAGATTGACCATTTGACAGAATTATTGCAATCGCGGGCAGGAGAAGCCCCTCTTAGGGATGCGGGAAAAAGTAATGTAGAGACAACTTCAGATTTTGGAGGGCACCAACAAATTGCCATTAGTCCTTCGGAGGAAAACAGAAATGAGGGGGTCAAATCTCATGGAGTTATGCCAACTCCTGTTTCTAATTCAAAA GTCCTTGAGGATGA AGAGCCTACATGGACAATAGATCTTCTAAAGTATCACCAATGATGCTAGGGATGCACAGTCAAGTTGGTAAGGAAGATGCAAGGTTGATTAGCGAGACGAGGTTTTCCTTAAAATCACCCCTCACGTCATTGAAAACAAAGACTTCTATTAGCCTTGGTGCTCCAGAAAATGGTTTCTTCACCCCTAGATCTCGAGGTAGATCAGCTATGTACAGCATGCCTCGGTCCCCTTATTCCAGGGTACATCCAACATCCACCCTCAAG GGAATTGGAATCAACAATATTGGTTATGCTGGACAGACGTCCTCAGCTTCTCTTTCTCTAATGGAGCATGGTCAGACATATGCGTCTAAACCGATG ACCTTAAAACGCAGGAGCTCTGTCTTGGATTATGAAACGGGATCTGTTGGTCCCATACGAAGAATCAGACAGAAATCTAATCTAATAGCACCTAGAACTCCTCCAACTGCTGAGGGGGCGGGAACTGCTTCTGATGCTGTGGTAATATCTTTGAAGCAGAAGTTTCCATTGACCAATGAAAAACCAAAGCAGGCCTCAAATGTAGTTTATGTAAATGAGGATAACAGTGTCCCAAGTAGAAGTTATGTTCATGTTCCTTCCAAATCCAGTGAGGTAGCTGCTAGAATATTACAGCATCTTGAAAAATTGACCCCAAAGGAAAAATCATCAGAGTCCAAGTTGGTTGCTGCTGTGCTGGACAAATCACCTTTTAAATTGACACCAGCTATGCTTCGTGGACAGGCTCTTAGGAGCATGGAGGATATAGGTTCCTCAAAGTTGCTGCTGGATGTCCAAGATGATCACAAGTTAGAGAATGAGTCTAATGTCACTTTAACTGATCCTTGTTATTCTACTTCTCAAGAGCGAGGGGAAGTAAAAGAAAACGCCCCCCAAGAAATTTTTGTCCCGTCTGACACAAGGTATCCTGTGACGAACAATGATTCTGTAGTGTCCTTGAAAGTTTCTGGACTTATAAGCAGCACTTCTAATTCTGTTGGAAAAGACAGTATACCTCAACCTTCTCAAAAGAAGAGAGCTTTTAGGATGAGTGCACAGGAG GATTCTTTGGAGCTGGATGATGACCTACACTTTAATGGGCTTGCATCTAAGCCATCCTCTGAAGGGGGGGGACCTGTGGAAGCTCATTTCACAGACAGCAAACTCTCACCTGCTGAAGAACCCGTACTCGTAAGATCTACAAGTCAGCCAGAAGTGAAGGCACCTGGCCTTATATCTAGCAGAACAGGTGATCTCAGTAGTCCTGGTGCTGTCACGGTGGGAGAAGGAAGTTTTGGCATTGCCTTCCCCACTTCTGGACAAGCAACTGTGGCTGGCCAATCTGCTGTTCTGCCTCTATCAATTGCTTCATCCGACAAGCCTAAGGAAGCAAATAATCCTCCTCCTGTTTTCAGCTTCATCTCTAAAGTTGCTGATAAGGTTCCTTCTTTGCCCTCTGAGTCGAGCAACAGAATGCCAGAATCTAAACCAGAAAGCTCCAGCAG CTTGGTCAATGTTTGTGCTCCTGCTGGCCCTCTGGTGAAAATACATGAGATAGAAAAAGGTGGCATTCTGACCTCTCTGAAGGTTGGGGAAAAAGATGGAATATCTCCTTCTGCTCCAATTTCAGGCTCTCATGCTGGGTCTGTTCCTGCAGTTTCCCCTAGTGGTACAAATCGGATACCCACAGGTGGTCCTGTTCTTGTTACCTCTTCAACTGGCAGTGGCACCACAAATTCTGCTATCTCTAGTGGTACCATATTTGGATTAGATGCGACGCCTTCAGTTTCAGCCGGACCAGTTTTCACGTTTGGTGCTTCTGTAGATCCGTCAACTGCAGTATCAGCAGTATCGACTATGAACACCCCAGTAGGAGATTTAAAAAGCAGATCTGATGCAGATCAAAGCTCTGGCAGTTCAAGCAGCTCACTTACCAGTGTTGCAGCATTTGAGGCTGCAAACTCCGGAAATAGCAGTTTTGGACTTGGATCTTCATTCAGTTATTCAACTGCAAATAATCATCAAGGTTCTCTCTTCAATATTGCCAGCAAAACTTTGGTGTCTGTTGCTGGAGCTCTTTCTCAAGGCAGATCTGTTCAATCAGTTATACCCGCATCATTGCCATTGTTCAATATGATTAGCAGCACTTCTATTGGTTCTTCTTTGTCCAATTCTCAAGTCTTCAATTCAAACACTACTGCTTTTAATTTTCCAGCTTCCTCATCAGATACTGGTGCAGTTGTTCCTAGTGGTGGGCCAACATCCAGTTCAGTCGTCTTTGGAATTAGTACTTCTGCTGTCGCAGAGGGTAGTGCAGTTAGCTCCAGTACTGCTGCTACTTCTGGCACATTTAGTTTTGGTCTCagttcttcctcttcttcaagCAATGCAGTTGGATCAACCGCTGGTGCCAGTTCAGCTGTATTCAGTTTAGGTGGCAGTTCTTCGGTTTCTCCTTCAGCAACTAATACCTTCAGTAGTGCTACGTCTGGCATATTTAATATCGGTGGGAGTTCTTCAGCTTCCTCCTCAGCAATCAGCTCAGTTACTGGCTCAAACAGTGCTCCTTTGAATGTCTTTGGTTCCGGTTGGCAAAGTCCCAAGTCTTCTATTTTTGGTTCCTTACCTACTTCATCCCCATCTACAGGATTTTCTTTTGGTGCATCATCCTCAGCTTCTACAAGTGCTGCACCCGTGGTTTTCAATTCATCCTCAGGCCCCTCAGCCAGTCccattttttcatttacaacAGCGGCAGCCTCATCTTCACTATTGCCGTCTGTTCCCCAGCCTATATTTG CCCCTCCAGGGAATAATGATCAAATGAATGCTGAAGACAGCATGGCTGAGGATCCAGTCCAGTCCAGTGCACCTTCTATACCTGTATTCGGTCAACCAGCTGTCTCCCCTTCCCCCCCTGGGTTCATGTTTGGATCAGCAGTTCCACCACAAGCTAATCCCTTCCAGTTTGGCCAACAAAATCAAGTTGCCCCTCAAAACCCATCTCCATTTCAAGCATCAAGTAGTCTAGAATTCAATGCCGGCGGCAGCTTCTCATTGGGAAGTGGTGGCGGTGACAAGTCAGGTAGAAAGTTTGTGAAAATTAGTAGAAATAAGAACCGGAAGAAGTGA
- the LOC105166559 gene encoding 3-oxo-5-alpha-steroid 4-dehydrogenase 2-like, with protein MVLSVLLKFLYPPPGSVVITAMSVISFVSLSNAGWKETKGKHIQYSKLRSAAGDGDEKKEKAKVPSKVGMIVAYTPAFLAGVSSFFIFPLADFRFNLLRSAVTTHFFKRVFEVLFVHKYSGSMDVEAMITISLSYFLSSATMIYNQHLVQAVPEPAVDLKLVGVPMFVLGIGGNLYHHYLLSKLRSEGEKQYKIPQGGLFSLVICPHYLFEILGFFGISCISQTVYAFSFTLGTTFLLMGRSYATRKWYESKFEDFPEDVKALIPYLF; from the exons ATGGTTCTGTCTGTGCTGCTGAAGTTCTTATACCCGCCGCCGGGGAGCGTGGTGATAACGGCGATGTCAGTGATAAGTTTCGTGTCGTTGAGCAATGCAGGATGGAAGGAGACGAAGGGAAAGCACATACAGTATTCTAAGCTGAGGAGCGCTGCAGGCGATGGCGATGAGAAGAAGGAGAAGGCGAAGGTGCCAAGCAAAGTGGGCATGATTGTGGCCTACACTCCGGCGTTTCTTGCCGGAGTTTCGTCTTTCTTCATCTTCCCACTTGCGGATTTCAGGTTTAATTTGCTCCGCTCTGCCGTCACCACCCATTTCTTCAAGAGGGTTTTTGAG GTGTTGTTTGTTCACAAGTACAGCGGGTCGATGGATGTGGAGGCCATGATCACCATCTCTCTCAGTTACTTCCTCTCCTCGGCAACCATGATCTACAATCAACACTTGGTGCAAGCAGTGCCGGAACCAGCTGTTGATCTCAAGTTGGTCGGCGTTCCGATGTTTGTACTGGGAATTGGTGGTAATCTCTATCACCATTACCTTCTGTCCAAGCTCAGAAGTGAGGGAGAAAAACAGTACAAAATCCCCCAAGGTGGCCTCTTCTCTCTAGTCATATGCCCACACTACCTGTTCGAAATCCTAGGTTTTTTCGGGATTTCTTGCATTTCTCAAACGGTTTACGCGTTTTCCTTCACTCTCGGAACAACCTTCTTATTGATGGGAAGGAGTTACGCGACTAGAAAATGGTACGAGTctaaatttgaagattttccGGAGGATGTCAAGGCGTTAATAccttatcttttttaa